In Actinoplanes octamycinicus, the genomic window GGCCAGCCTGCGCCCGGCCGGCGCGCTGCCCGCCCCCGGCAGGATGCCGGCCGGCTCGACGATGGCCAAGATCGTCGCCCGGGGCCGGTTGATCGTCGGCATCGACCAGAACGCGTACCTGTTCGGCTACCGCGACCCGAACACCGGGGACCTGGTCGGCTTCGAGATCGACATCGCCCGGGCGATGGCCCAGGCGATCTTCGGGGACGCCAAGAAGATCCAGTTCCTGGCGATCACCACGGCCGACCGGATCCCGGTGCTGCAGAACGGGAAGGCCGACATGGTGGTCCGGACCATGTCGATGACCTGTGAGCGCTGGCAGCAGGTGTCGTTCTCCACCGAGTACCTGACCTCGCACCAGCGCCTGCTGGTCCGCAAGGGCTCCGGGATCAAGGAGTTCACCGACCTGGGCGGCCGCAAGGTCTGCGCCACCCGGGGAAGCACCAGCATCGTCACCATCGCCGAACAGCCGTCCAAGCCGATCCCGGTGGCCACCGACAGCACCCTGGACTGCCTGGTCATGCTCCAGCAGGGCCAGGTGGACGCGGTGTCCACGATCGACGTGCTGCTGGCCGGCCTGGCCGCGCAGGACCCGAGCACCGAGGTGGTCGGCAAGGACAGCTCGAACGAGCCGTCCGGCGTCGGCATCTCGAAGAACTCGCCCGACCTGGTCCGCTTCGCCAACGGCGTCCTGGAGAAGATGCGCGCCGACGGCTCCTGGACCACCATCTACAACCGCTGGCTGCGTCAGCCCCTCGGCCCGGCCCCGGCACCCCCGGCCCCGGTCTACCGCGACTGACCGATGCCCGCGCCGGCCGGCCCGTCGCCGGGCGCCACCGGATCCGGTGTGGCCGGCCGGGCCGCGGGCACAGCCGGCGGCGGAGAGGCCGTGGCGGAAGGTTCGTCTGGCTGAGCCGGGGGTGTCGCCGGGGCCGGTTGGCGCAGGCGGGTGGCGAGCAGGGCGGACAGGAGCATCAGGACCGCCGCGGCCGCGAAGACGGTGTCCACGCCGGCGGTCAGGGCCTCCGGCGTGGCGGCCGACGCGGCGACCGGCAGGCCGCCGGATCGGGACCGGATGACGGCGGTCAGCAGGGAGCCGAAGGCGGCCGCGCCGATCGCGCCGCCCAGCGACTGGAAGAACCGGACGCCGGTGGTGGCCGCCCCGAGCTGGTGCCGCGGCGCGGCCCGCTGCACCACCATGATCAGCTTGCCGAGGAGCTGGCCGAAGCCGATGCCGAGCAGGACCAGTTCGGCGCGGATCAGCCACAGTGGGGTGCCGGTCCGGGTGAGCGCGAGCGCTCCCAGGGCCAGCGCCGCGCAGCCGGTCCCGGCCACCATGGTGGTCCGCAGCGACCAGCCCAGCCGGGCCAGGGCGATGCCGGACAGCGCGATCCCGGCGGCCAGGAACGCCGGGTAGGTGCCCGCCGCGCCGGCGCTGATCCCCCGGCCGACCTGCAGGTAGACCATCAGGTAGACCATCACGCCGACCAGCGCCATGCCGACCAGCGCCTGGATCACGAAGCTGTCCCGGACGGCGGCGATCCGGAACAGGCCGGGCGGCAGGATCGGGTCCGGGCTGCGCCGCTGCCACCACAGGAAGGCGGCCAGGCAGGCGACCGCGGCGGCGGCCAGACCGAGGACGGCCGGCGACGACCACGGGTAGCGCTCGCCGCCCCAGTCGCAGACCAGCAGCAGGGCCGCCGCGAACCCGCCGACCAGGGCCGCGCCGGGCAGGTCGAGGTGGGTGCCGGCGCCGTGCCGGGGGAGCCGCAGCACGATCAGGGCGCCGGTCAGGATCAGCGCGCCGAGCGGCACGTTGACGTAGAAGATCCAGCGCCACTCCCCGTGGTCGGCGAAGAACCCACCGATCAGCGGGCCGATCGCCATGCCGAACCCGCCGACCAGCCCGGCCACCCCACCCGGGCCGTGCCGGTCACCGGGCCGGCGCAGCTGCGCCATCACCACCATGGAGACGCTCATCAGGCCGCCCGCGCCCAGCCCCTGCACCGCCCGGAAGGCGATCAGCTGGCCCATCGTCTGCGCCGCCCCGCAGAGCACCGAGCCGATCAGGAACAGCAGCACGGTGCCGAGGAAAACCCGTTTCGGCCCCCAGGCGTCGCAC contains:
- a CDS encoding MFS transporter, with product MSRVERAIGMALCLATIVLAILDQNIVSAAIVPIVRDLDPVHGVDQVAWLVAAFTLAATVVLPLYGRLCDAWGPKRVFLGTVLLFLIGSVLCGAAQTMGQLIAFRAVQGLGAGGLMSVSMVVMAQLRRPGDRHGPGGVAGLVGGFGMAIGPLIGGFFADHGEWRWIFYVNVPLGALILTGALIVLRLPRHGAGTHLDLPGAALVGGFAAALLLVCDWGGERYPWSSPAVLGLAAAAVACLAAFLWWQRRSPDPILPPGLFRIAAVRDSFVIQALVGMALVGVMVYLMVYLQVGRGISAGAAGTYPAFLAAGIALSGIALARLGWSLRTTMVAGTGCAALALGALALTRTGTPLWLIRAELVLLGIGFGQLLGKLIMVVQRAAPRHQLGAATTGVRFFQSLGGAIGAAAFGSLLTAVIRSRSGGLPVAASAATPEALTAGVDTVFAAAAVLMLLSALLATRLRQPAPATPPAQPDEPSATASPPPAVPAARPATPDPVAPGDGPAGAGIGQSR
- a CDS encoding glutamate ABC transporter substrate-binding protein — encoded protein: MKPVVAAFTLLALLTPLAACGSEATPPASAEGVRASLPLPENVQDPAEIPSAKPAPDCDPRASLRPAGALPAPGRMPAGSTMAKIVARGRLIVGIDQNAYLFGYRDPNTGDLVGFEIDIARAMAQAIFGDAKKIQFLAITTADRIPVLQNGKADMVVRTMSMTCERWQQVSFSTEYLTSHQRLLVRKGSGIKEFTDLGGRKVCATRGSTSIVTIAEQPSKPIPVATDSTLDCLVMLQQGQVDAVSTIDVLLAGLAAQDPSTEVVGKDSSNEPSGVGISKNSPDLVRFANGVLEKMRADGSWTTIYNRWLRQPLGPAPAPPAPVYRD